The sequence below is a genomic window from Dromaius novaehollandiae isolate bDroNov1 chromosome 7, bDroNov1.hap1, whole genome shotgun sequence.
gaggaaaagggaaaaaccaCCATAAGCTGACAGGATTTTTCAGAAAACCTCATATCAATATACTTATAAAACTACTTtcacaaaaacaatttttctagTTTCATCAGCAAGAAGCACCTCACATTACAGGTTCTTGTTAACTACTCTTACAAGAAAACATTCCGAAGACATTGACACTGTTAGTTACATAGGAAGTCCTTTCCAGAGGATCTGAGAAGGAGCTTAGTACCATGTAACAGTTCATCTTCCACAGAGGGAATACTGCAACTGCTACAGTTCTGAACAGTTCCAGACCAGTAGCTGTGGAGTCTATACTGCAGCCTTTTCTCTAAATACAGTGACTTGTAAGAAGGCTAGTCAGAAGTTATCTGCAGAGATTCTAGCACAGGTACATTTTATACCAgttttacattcattttgttCAAAGAAAATCCTGGGACCATCTCTTTATAGATAAAGTTTGGCCTCTTGGTAGCACAAATTCAAGGAAAGCTAATTACTCCTGCCTCATTCCAGTCAATTAAGTGTTACCTATTACAGATAATAAATCTGTTTTCTAGCCATCCTGTTCAAACACATGATAATTAatgcaaacacagaacaaagtTTTTAACAGACATACTTTTGGACTTCTTAGACTCATACTGGGCCAGGCGCTCTTCCCTTAGTTTCTTTGCTTCTTCACTTTCCTGAAAGAGAAAGCTAAAGTCACAGGAAAGCACCAACAAGACACTTGCCTCTTTAAAGTACTATCAAATTGACTGGCATCTAGTCAGGCAAAAACAAATCATCACAATTGTCAGCCGAAAGATGGCGATTTTGTTTTATTCATCATGTAACCagtcaaagttaaaaaaagacatttcatcTCATTGCAATATTCTCTTCTaccctgtttttttaaaaaaaaaactttcccaaGCCTTTTTCCTATTCTGCAAAGACAGATCAATTTGATGATTCTGAGTACGATCCAGTAGCAAGTGAACAAAATTAAGATGGCCTAAGCCAGTAATTCAAAAACCTGCATATCCAGATACTTCAAAAAGCAGAATAccaaaaaaattgtatttctgaagAAGTATACTACCTCCCCCCTGCTCAAGCATCAGTACCTCCTCATCATCAGATCCAAAGAGATCAATGTCATCATCATCTTTGCTATCTGTGGCTGCACCTGTTGTGTCTTCAACATCAGCAGGACCATACTTCCCCAAAGCCTTCTTTACACCTGGCAAACTAAAAGCAGCAGATATTAGGAAGCTACTCAAATGCCCATTCAGATACTGCCAATTTCTCAGTGAACCTACAGTACagtcataggggaaaaaaaggcctttGTGTAAGAACCCCCACCCCATTCTGCTACTTGAAAACAGAAGTTCCCTGATGACCAACACCAAACACTCCTACAGCATGCTAGCTGAGAAAATTATGACAAATCCTACATGCAAAGGCTACTTGTCTAAGCAGACATGATCCTGCCTAACACCACTATTCCACACAAATGTAAGGGAAAAAAGCTTTCTTAATGGAATTGTTCATCTGTATAATATTCTGTCTAAGGAAAGTTATCAACTTCTCATTAgtttttcctaaaaatatttaGGTCTGAAATAATCTTCCCCTCTAGTTTATATAGTTCTATAGTCTTATTCTAAGGCTGTAGTTCTATTGTGACTGAACTGTTACAAGAACCGTAAAACTGGCTTTGGTCTGTAGGAACCAGCAGTAGTTTCCACAGAGTGGACTTTGTGAAGTAACTTTATAATCTCAGTCCCATTTAGGATAcaagagcttcagaaacaaaCTGGTGACTGAGCCACCCCAATTTTATAAGAGTTCCCTCCAAAACAGGACTGAGGCACATAGAGGAGGCAGTGTATCAATACTGACACTACCTATTCTGTACCTTTTTAGAGAGGCCTGCAGTCTCCATGGATGTCAAAACAGCACCTTTCATGAACACTAAAatcactaaaaaagaaaaaaaagataacattTGCTTTCATATTTTCCCCTCTTTATAGGTGTTTCTGCATTGTAAATCattgattttgttttgtcttcagaTTAAAAGTATAAGTGAATCACTTCCCTTAATCATCTAAAAGCTGTATGTTTTAATCTTTAAAGACTACTGTAACAGTTCCTGGCCCATTTTGGTGTTGCCTTTATAGGGTCAACTTCCAGCAAGTAactttcagctttcagaatagTTATCCATAtaaaaggcagcagcaaaacTCAAGCCCTTCTCACAAGCTGTAGCGTAAGTCCCAGCAGCTGAACAGAGGCAGAACCAGCTTCTCTAAACTCATGCACTGGCAATACAAGAGGTCTACCCTGCTTGCTTCCAAAGCCGTTCCTGGTCTCAGGGTAACACAAAAAGCTATACGAGGTGCTGGGTACAACAGCAATGAGAAACACTATTTCGTTTCAACTTCGAAGAAGAAATACAATGCTTTGCAGGCAAGCCTGCACGTGTGTTCCAGTTTCTAAACTTAATCGTACCTGGCCTTTTGCTTTTCGTAAGACTTGATATGATTGTACCACCGGAGAGCGTGAAACAAGTCTGCGGGAGGGGGGGCGGCGATCGCTTCGAAGACGGCGATGTCGGCCTGGGAAGGGACGTACCTGCGGAGAAGGGGCCCAAGTGAGCGAGCCGAGCCCGGCACAGCACAGCCCCGCTCCCGCCGAGCCGCGCCGGCCGCCGTGGAAAGTgcgagaagccgcccgctgcgccaCAGGcctgcggcggcggccgcccacCACCACCGCCCGCCGCCCTCGCCAcaccgccccgctcccccgccgcctcTCACCCCTCGATGTAGCTCCTGTCGGCCAGGAAGTCATTGAGGACCTGGAGGCCGGCGGCGGACTTAAGGTCCCCGAAGCCCATGGCGGCAGCGGCGcagcacacaaacacactccCAGCCCAACCGCCCCGAAAAGAGGCCGCGCGCCCCTCGCGCCCCCTTTATATAGCGCTCGCAGTATCCCTCCGCGGGCAGCgcgcgcacgcacgcacgcatgcatGGTGGGTGTCCATCCGCAAGGAAGGGCCGCGAAATAGTTCCGCACAGGTTTTACACCGCTGTGGCGCAGGCCGCGCAGCGGACGAGACATCAAAGATGCGGAGGAGGGTCGGAATAATAGACTTGGAGTTAATGATCGGGACTGGGAAGCTTTTCAGGCCTGCAAGTTGCACAGATATTTTGACGCGTCCcgtccctctccccaccctcccccccccgcctgcgGGCACCAGCGGAAGTTGCCGGAGATGGCCGAGGCGAGCAGCGGAGAGAGGCGGAAATTGCCGAAGGCGGCGCGACCGACGGCGAGGCGGAAATTGCCGAGCTGCTCCGCTCGCCCAAGAGAGGGCGACGGAAATCCCCGAAGCCGCTCGTTCCGAAGATTGCCGACGGCGCCCTCCAGGAAGGGGCGGGAGTCGCCGAGGCCGCCGGCTCCGGAGATTGCCGAAGagggccgcggggagcggcggaAAAGGCCGAGGCCGCCGCCATAGAGGCTGAGGCAGAGCGGAGCTGGGCTGCGGCGGGCAAGGccgaggcgccgccgcccccccgtcGCGCGCAGGTAACGGCGGGCGCTGGGCAGCGGCCCCTCAGCGCGGAGGGAGGCGAGACGGTTACCGGCACCGCTGTCGGTGCCCTTGACGGGCTccgcggccggccgggccccgctggGGCTtcgggcgggagcggcggccgagcgcggcggcgccTCCAAGGTgacccccgccgcggccgttaGAGACGTTGGCCGCGCTGAGGCGGGCCGTTGCGAGCCGCTTGTCGTGGGGACTTGCACCGTTTTCTGCATCAGGTCGCCCTGTACGTGACGTAGCTATGACATACCTGCAGCCGTGCGAACAGAAACACGTCTCTTCTAGTTCAGCAGGGTAGCTTCTAAGTCCCCTGCTAACATAGGGCCGTGTTCTTTGCGACTGTTGCAGAAATTTTTACTCCGCCTGCTAGAAATGTTAGAAAACACTTGAAATGGTACAGCTGCGTTACTGTTTTCTCCCATAGCGATTATCAGCATCATGCTTCGACTGCCCGCTGTCCGCAGGACCTTGGCCAGTGTTGCCCAGCCGTCCAAAGTGTGCGGTAAGCATCTCTATGTGTGTGTAGACAGCAATATAATTCACTTGTGCATAACTTCCTTATTAAGGGGCACGGGTGGGTATTCTTTATGCAACTCGGGATTTTTTGGTGTGTTGTTTATAGAACTGACATTATCTCAGTGTTGTATATCTGTAAGGTAAGGAGTATGTGAGCTGGCAGTTTGCACTTAGCAATAATTGaacgttttgttttgtttttctgtgtctctTAGGGCGCACAACTGCCACAGCAGCCAGCAACCAGATAGAGGTGTTTGTGGATGGTAATCCTATATTGGTGAACCCAGGAACCACCGTACTTCAGGTGTGAGGAATGGCGTGCTCAGTTTTTCTTTGGCTCCCCACctctcctttttgttttgcagcctGCTATCGTaaaaaactttgcattttttcttgcagttctcTGGGGTTGTTTTTGCTGTCCATGAAGTAGTTTCATATGGCAGAAATCATTTGGCGAGTTCGGTGTTTGAGAAAGAAGTATCTGCTGTGGCTGAATGAAAGAAGAGGTGCACAGCTTGAATCCAAATTGCAGAAATGTCTGTAGTGCAATAACAGACTTGcataaattctatttaaaattcTAGCTGTTACAGATGATGGTGTCCTTTTTGAGTTCTGCTCAAGACTTATGAGAATTATTGCATCCATCTGTTTTTTGTCTGACGTGAACTGAGCTGGTAGTCCTTGAGAACATGTTAATTTTgtgccttatttatttattggagCGATGTCTCAGGCAAACAGAGGATGTTCTCTCTTAAGTTACTTGTTGATACAATTCAGTATGCTGCTTCtacaatgctttttttcttcttcgtGTGGGAAGAAATGGAACCTGGCTCTCCCAGCCTGTACTCATTATTGTGGCTTTCCAGGCCAAATATTAAGTCACTCTTTTTCTAGTCTACCTTCTTTCTCAGCAGCCATTAAGCGAAGGGAAAGTATAATTAATTAGAACATTAACATCTacaatctgtatttattttaaaatacaacctTGGCTCTCTGGATACATGTTACTGATTTATTTAGGCATTAGAACTCCCCAGGGGCAGTCTGGTATAATATATTTCTtaaatgctggggggggggggggggaagttatTTACTTATTGCTtacatatttaaatttttataGAAATCGTCAGAAAAATTAGATCTTATtggttcttttttaatctgactgTGCTCTGCTGATTTCTGAATGATGGCACATGCCCATGTTTTGAATTTGGCAGTGTTTGTTGTAGCAGCTTTAGTACTATAGCATAGGTTCCATCTGACATGGGGATTTCATGAAGGAAAGGGTCCTTTCATCTGTTCTGCAGAGATCTGTTGTCTCTGTCCTCCTGTCTCTTCTTCAGACATGGCATAGAAGAATGTTTCGGTGGCTTTGAGGTACTAGTGAATCTGAAGAATGACTATGGTCCAGTATTTAAAAAGTCCAGTGCACTTATAAAGAGTATACACGTTATTGAATCATCTAAAGTTAAGCCTGTTGttgtttcctttaaattttttCAAATATGCCTTTTATGTACTTTTCTTTAAATTGTGTATGCTGTCTCTAAaaaggtttggttttttttcctttttgcactgGTGTCCTATCTAATGAAAAGAATTCTCTCTCTGcttggaggaaaggaaagaatgaaggagAAGACAATTTTAATTTCCCCAATCAACTATGCATTTTGGAAAAGACATCATATTTACAGTTCATAACTTGACATATTCTTGCTTGATcacaatttcttatttttttctgcaaaaaataaaaaattgtagcTACTTCTAAAGGTGAAAGGTTGAGCGCACTTTATTGGTGAGAACTAAAACTATTGttatttgaaaaactgaaggaCTTAATTATACTTATGAGGTGGAACTGAAAGATCTAACtccaatttaattttcctttgtttcttcttctgtatAGGCTTGTGAAAAGGCTGGAATTCAGATACCTCGTTTTTGTTACCACGATCGTCTCTCTGTCGCTGGAAACTGTAGGATGTGCCTTGTGGAAATAGAGAAAGCTCCCAAGGTATTGTATGGTTATTATAGGAGTTACAGTTTTCTGCTGTGCTTAGAGCTTAGTTAAAATCTTGTAAATAATTACTTGGACAGTCATCAGCACATGCATCTTTGTAATTCAGCTGCTGTGAGCaaattttccctctttccctcatCTAAC
It includes:
- the EEF1B2 gene encoding elongation factor 1-beta, translated to MGFGDLKSAAGLQVLNDFLADRSYIEGYVPSQADIAVFEAIAAPPPADLFHALRWYNHIKSYEKQKASLPGVKKALGKYGPADVEDTTGAATDSKDDDDIDLFGSDDEEESEEAKKLREERLAQYESKKSKKPAVVAKSSILLDVKPWDDETDMAKLEECVRSIQVDGLVWGSSKLVPVGYGIKKLQIQCVVEDDKVGTDMLEERITAFEDYVQSMDVAAFNKI